One Natronincola ferrireducens DNA segment encodes these proteins:
- a CDS encoding YhdT family protein, with protein sequence MAKNKNESVAFIEDPRYKQCNKEALMGLGLGILNLIWWFVWGYGLGSKSPETYSYVLGMPLWFFMSCIVGAILFSALAIIMVTKYFKDMPLGRINPEEVKKL encoded by the coding sequence ATGGCTAAAAACAAGAACGAATCAGTAGCGTTTATTGAAGACCCTCGTTACAAGCAGTGTAACAAAGAAGCTTTAATGGGGTTAGGTTTAGGTATCCTAAACTTAATTTGGTGGTTTGTTTGGGGTTATGGACTTGGCTCTAAATCACCAGAAACCTATTCTTATGTTTTGGGGATGCCCCTGTGGTTCTTTATGAGCTGTATCGTAGGCGCTATTCTCTTTTCAGCTCTAGCTATTATTATGGTGACAAAATACTTTAAGGATATGCCTCTAGGTAGAATTAACCCAGAAGAAGTAAAAAAATTATAA
- a CDS encoding M20 family metallopeptidase, with protein MTENLIGNSYLNVVNMVNEEELISFTQQLLRINSVYDPKKEGCNEERVAYFVADYLKKMGLDVYIDEVVPGRPNVIAILQGAEEGKTLLFEGHTDVVTAGDLDEWNYPPFDGVIDNGNIYGRGACDTKGNLAAAIFAVKAIINSGQKFFGKILLCIPVDEEGMMLGIKDFIKKGWADEVDAAVICEPQENNICITQKGAMRIILRVEGKMAHGAMPLAGINPNWGMAKVICELEKLQQKEINRLGKHPYLGYPSITPTILMAPSKGEAQINVIPKECYTTLDIRTVPEQNHEILKKEIQEIIDRLAEENKDFKASMEVIEERPWTETPKEEHVVQAISNAYTILTGKEPIYNGVPGATDGTFLNCLKGIPIVTTGAGDRLIPHQADEYVEIKELVETTKIYALTALLYLNDEEDI; from the coding sequence AAGGCTGCAATGAAGAAAGGGTTGCATATTTTGTTGCCGATTATTTAAAAAAGATGGGCTTAGATGTATATATAGACGAAGTAGTTCCTGGTCGTCCCAATGTTATCGCTATCCTACAGGGGGCAGAGGAGGGGAAAACCCTCTTGTTTGAAGGTCATACAGATGTAGTGACAGCCGGGGATCTAGATGAGTGGAACTATCCTCCCTTTGATGGCGTTATAGATAACGGAAACATTTATGGAAGGGGGGCCTGTGATACCAAAGGAAATCTAGCTGCTGCTATCTTTGCTGTAAAGGCCATTATTAATTCTGGGCAGAAGTTTTTCGGGAAAATTTTGCTGTGTATCCCTGTAGACGAGGAAGGTATGATGCTTGGCATCAAGGATTTTATTAAAAAAGGCTGGGCAGATGAAGTAGATGCTGCTGTAATATGTGAGCCTCAGGAAAACAATATATGTATTACTCAAAAAGGTGCTATGCGAATCATCCTTCGAGTTGAGGGAAAGATGGCCCATGGAGCTATGCCACTGGCAGGGATTAATCCTAACTGGGGTATGGCTAAGGTAATATGTGAGTTGGAAAAGCTTCAGCAGAAGGAAATCAATAGATTAGGCAAGCATCCTTACTTAGGATATCCCAGTATTACTCCTACTATCCTCATGGCCCCCAGTAAAGGAGAGGCTCAAATTAATGTTATCCCTAAGGAGTGTTATACAACATTGGATATACGGACAGTTCCAGAACAGAATCACGAGATACTGAAAAAAGAAATCCAGGAAATTATTGACAGGTTGGCTGAAGAAAACAAAGATTTTAAAGCTTCTATGGAGGTTATTGAAGAAAGACCTTGGACAGAAACACCCAAGGAGGAACATGTTGTTCAAGCCATTAGTAATGCTTATACAATATTGACGGGAAAAGAGCCTATCTACAATGGGGTTCCTGGAGCCACTGACGGTACCTTCTTAAATTGTTTAAAGGGCATTCCCATTGTCACCACTGGAGCAGGAGATCGCCTTATTCCCCATCAGGCCGATGAGTATGTGGAAATTAAAGAATTGGTGGAGACAACAAAAATCTATGCATTGACAGCCTTATTATATCTCAATGATGAAGAAGATATATAG